A region from the Corticium candelabrum chromosome 14, ooCorCand1.1, whole genome shotgun sequence genome encodes:
- the LOC134190089 gene encoding uncharacterized protein LOC134190089, which yields MSKATCVVIVLSIALLLAFVASDDVSFGVGKAQCFERDLAENRPCATACTCNAQVINDTHRTNRCYLQFTLPTRFCPDSDENQLVIYWGDGFVYRETSPLRRPNFTFDVSHHYSSNGEKRVRFEVMSLVGSSSCRTVYTKYVTIRRC from the exons ATGAGTAAAGCAACCTGCGTTGTCATCGTCTTGTCCATTGCTCTTCTTTTGGCTTTCGTCGCCAGCGACGACGTGTCGTTTGGCGTGGGGAAAGCACAGTGCTTCGAAAGAGATCTCGCAG AGAACAGGCCTTGCGCCACTGCTTGCACCTGTAATGCCCAGGTGATAAACGATACACATCGCACGAACAGATGTTATCTGCAATTTACACTGCCGACACGTTTCTGTCCGGATTCTGACGAAAACCA GCTAGTGATCTATTGGGGTGACGGATTTGTATACCGCGAGACGTCGCCACTGCGGAGGCCTAATTTCACTTTCGACGTGAGTCACCACTACTCGTCCAACGGCGAGAAACGTGTCCGATTCGAAGTGATGAGTCTGGTGGGATCCAGTTCGTGCAGAACCGTCTACACTAAATACGTCACTATAAGACGCTGCTAG
- the LOC134190311 gene encoding uncharacterized protein K02A2.6-like produces MLSRLPLQVDVIDPNEQIYGINYMEQLPITAKEVAKETALDPVLRKVFTYTLRGWPYQRDTELLPYSRKANELSVDNGCLLWGQRVVIPASLRSRVLQELHLEHPGVNRMKALARSFVWWVNLDKDIEELVKTCEQCQNARHRPSTTNPPHPWLYPNRPWERVHCDLAEFGGRQYFVMMDAYSKWPDIYDLGTSASTTKVIDALRRSFSSNGLPERLVSDNGPQFISLEFRDFVQSNGIRHQLTPPYHPASNGQAERLVQELKKSLRGKPAARSWSHQLSLFLLHYRSTPHTTTGKSPAELQLKRTLRTRLDLLFSRGQADLGQQNEQQFQEASSQVRELIPGEAVGVWNPRRDGRGNWLYGTVMQKVGPTNYMIEVEGHVRYVHIDHLRQRDSRSMSGGLPTPEQTDIPITPTSSKELIPPVISVTQESDAVEIPGRVKCI; encoded by the coding sequence ATGTTATCACGGCTACCATTACAAGTGGACGTGATAGACCCAAATGAGCAGATATACGGAATCAACTACATGGAGCAATTGCCAATTACCGCCAAAGAAGTTGCCAAAGAGACGGCATTGGATCCCGTATTGCGGAAGGTATTCACCTATACCCTACGAGGGTGGCCTTACCAAAGGGATACCGAATTACTCCCATATTCGAGGAAAGCTAACGAATTGTCAGTGGACAACGGATGTCTACTTTGGGGACAACGCGTTGTGATACCAGCCAGTCTGCGGTCAAGAGTGCTACAGGAGTTGCACTTAGAACACCCAGGCGTTAACAGGATGAAGGCTCTGGCTCGGAGTTTTGTGTGGTGGGTCAATTTGGATAAGGACATCGAAGAATTAGTCAAGACCTGTGAACAGTGTCAGAATGCAAGACACCGCCCATCTACCACCAACCCACCACACCCATGGCTGTATCCGAATCGTCCGTGGGAAAGAGTTCATTGTGATTTAGCAGAATTCGGTGGGAGACAGTACTTTGTCATGATGGATGCCTATTCGAAGTGGCCAGATATATACGACTTAGGAACCAGTGCTTCAACCACAAAGGTGATCGACGCACTTAGGCGGTCTTTTTCGAGCAACGGTTTACCGGAGCGTCTAGTCTCAGACAATGGGCCTCAATTTATATCATTGGAGTTCAGGGACTTTGTCCAGTCCAACGGCATTCGACACCAGCTCACACCGCCGTACCATCCAGCCTCAAATGGGCAGGCGGAACGACTCGTTCAAGAGTTAAAGAAGAGCCTCAGAGGTAAACCGGCGGCAAGATCTTGGAGTCACCAGTTATCACTATTCCTGCTACACTACCGGTCAACACCCCATACCACGACAGGAAAATCACCAGCAGAATTACAGTTGAAGCGTACATTGAGAACCAGATTGGATCTTCTGTTTTCCCGGGGTCAAGCTGACCTTGGACAGCAAAATGAGCAACAATTTCAAGAGGCAAGTAGTCAAGTGCGGGAGTTAATACCCGGAGAGGCTGTGGGAGTTTGGAACCCAAGAAGAGATGGAAGGGGAAACTGGTTATATGGAACAGTCATGCAAAAGGTTGGTCCTACTAACTACATGATCGAGGTGGAAGGACACGTACGCTATGTACACATCGATCATTTACGGCAACGGGATTCGAGAAGTATGTCCGGAGGGTTACCCACTCCAGAACAGACGGACATACCTATAACACCGACCTCATCAAAGGAATTGATACCACCGGTAATATCGGTAACACAAGAATCAGATGCAGTGGAAATACCAGGAAGAGTCAAATGCATCTAG